A window of the Calditrichia bacterium genome harbors these coding sequences:
- a CDS encoding glycosyltransferase family 4 protein, with product MNIFLMNSVGKDTWGGVEKWMWLVGCGMRDRGHAVWCGARPGSRFLQRCGESGLHESPVDMHGDVDPRTIATLVRRFKKHQIDVIIANLNKDVRLAGIAKNIVGKPVLISRAGLALLPDKPVYRHTYRWLSDGIITNTETIKSTYLSYGWLPDDFIRVIYNGIEIQPLPQIDEAAIRRQFGLPAARPVVGIFGRLVHQKQHDKFLTVAKTIANQIPEAIFLITGDGPLQPEIEQMAEQLEIRGRLFFSGFQQNPAELYAFCDLVLLTSAFEGMPNVVLEAMHYARPVIAFNVGGVPELIRSPETGVVVPPNDVAQMSEAALSLLNNPTAREQMGNAARQFVIAHFSLKTMLDHVEEYLMSKVKQ from the coding sequence TTGAATATATTTTTGATGAACAGCGTTGGCAAAGACACCTGGGGCGGCGTTGAAAAATGGATGTGGCTGGTCGGTTGCGGCATGCGCGATCGCGGGCATGCGGTGTGGTGCGGTGCGCGTCCCGGCAGCCGCTTTTTGCAGCGCTGCGGCGAATCCGGATTGCACGAAAGCCCGGTAGATATGCACGGTGATGTTGATCCGCGAACCATTGCCACACTTGTCCGGCGCTTCAAAAAACATCAGATTGACGTTATCATCGCTAATCTGAACAAAGATGTCCGGCTGGCGGGCATCGCCAAAAACATCGTTGGCAAACCGGTGCTGATTTCCCGCGCGGGACTGGCGCTGCTGCCCGACAAACCGGTGTATCGCCACACCTATCGCTGGCTTTCCGACGGCATCATTACCAACACGGAAACGATCAAATCCACATATCTCTCCTACGGCTGGCTGCCGGACGATTTTATACGGGTGATCTATAACGGCATCGAGATTCAGCCGTTGCCGCAGATCGACGAAGCAGCCATCCGCCGCCAATTCGGGTTACCGGCGGCGCGTCCGGTGGTCGGCATCTTCGGGCGATTGGTGCACCAGAAACAGCATGATAAATTCCTGACTGTCGCCAAAACCATCGCCAATCAGATCCCGGAAGCCATTTTTCTGATCACCGGTGACGGTCCGTTGCAGCCGGAAATCGAACAAATGGCTGAGCAACTGGAGATTCGCGGGCGGTTATTCTTTAGCGGATTTCAGCAAAACCCCGCTGAGCTGTATGCGTTCTGCGATCTCGTGTTGCTAACTTCCGCTTTCGAAGGCATGCCCAACGTGGTGCTGGAAGCGATGCATTACGCCCGTCCGGTGATCGCATTTAACGTTGGCGGCGTTCCGGAATTGATCCGTTCGCCGGAAACCGGCGTTGTCGTACCCCCAAATGATGTGGCACAAATGAGCGAAGCAGCGCTTTCGCTGCTGAACAACCCGACCGCAAGAGAACAAATGGGTAATGCCGCCCGGCAGTTTGTGATCGCGCATTTCTCCCTGAAAACCATGCTGGATCACGTGGAAGAATATCTGATGTCCAAAGTGAAACAGTAG
- a CDS encoding ABC transporter ATP-binding protein yields the protein MKKKTSESNFKLYSRLLAYLKPFKKHIVLVMFFNLGYVIFSALSMWMIAPVITTLFDTKNQQHTVQTAPQTPGETTAIQQESQPETTNKIEKPGLTGGFNVNKFLKEQVKRWLHRDDPYEMLKVLCIFIVISFGLKNFFAFSEFYWVSLIEQKVIKKLRDQVFGHILQQPLSFFNSRQTGAIISRITNDIDAVNVAVNRSFTKLIRDPVMILIYIYILFHISWRLSLVTLVIFPLTTVIIERIGRSLKRKSKRVQQRIADITSNLQEVISGIKVVKAFAMEPYESQKFEDRTGRHYRAVLRQVRLKRLASPLSESLGIGVMVAVLWYGGSLVLSGQLLSSEDFVRFIVLLFAMMEPIRSLSELNTNLQVALASGTRIFEVLDTQPAIADKPGAVDIRQFDREIRYENVVFRYAKKEENVLNGINLVIGKNEKVALVGSSGAGKSTLVNLLPRFYDVTDGSITIDGVDVRDASQSSLRQLMGIVTQEVILFNDTIANNITYGRSDYDREKIYHAAKLANAYDFIMEMPDGFETVIGERGVRLSGGQRQRISIARAILKNPPILIFDEATSSLDSESEHLIQDAVDNLMKDRTVLIIAHRLSSIIRSDKIVVLENGKVVDSGTNDELLKTSKRYKRLYDLQYAQSMD from the coding sequence ATGAAGAAAAAAACGTCGGAAAGCAATTTCAAGCTATACTCACGGTTGCTGGCTTACCTTAAACCATTCAAAAAACACATCGTTTTGGTGATGTTTTTCAACCTCGGTTATGTGATTTTCAGTGCGCTTTCCATGTGGATGATTGCTCCGGTAATCACCACATTGTTCGATACAAAAAATCAACAACATACAGTTCAAACGGCACCGCAAACGCCCGGCGAAACGACAGCAATTCAACAGGAAAGCCAGCCCGAAACCACCAATAAAATTGAAAAACCGGGACTTACAGGTGGGTTTAACGTTAACAAGTTTTTAAAAGAGCAGGTGAAACGCTGGCTGCATCGCGATGATCCGTATGAAATGCTCAAGGTGCTCTGTATTTTTATTGTTATCAGTTTCGGGTTGAAAAATTTCTTCGCATTCAGCGAATTTTATTGGGTCAGCCTTATCGAGCAAAAGGTGATCAAAAAGCTGCGTGATCAGGTGTTCGGGCATATTTTACAACAACCGCTCAGCTTTTTCAATTCACGCCAAACCGGTGCGATCATCTCGCGGATCACCAACGATATCGATGCCGTGAACGTTGCCGTTAACCGCAGCTTCACCAAACTCATCCGCGATCCGGTGATGATTTTGATTTACATTTATATTTTGTTTCACATCAGTTGGCGGCTGTCGCTGGTAACGTTGGTGATTTTTCCACTGACAACCGTAATCATCGAACGCATTGGGCGAAGCCTGAAACGCAAAAGCAAACGGGTGCAGCAACGCATCGCAGATATCACCAGCAATTTGCAGGAAGTGATTTCCGGCATCAAAGTGGTTAAGGCATTTGCGATGGAACCGTATGAATCCCAAAAATTCGAGGATCGCACCGGACGGCACTATCGCGCCGTATTGCGTCAGGTGCGGTTGAAACGATTGGCATCTCCCCTATCTGAATCGCTGGGAATCGGCGTGATGGTGGCGGTGCTTTGGTATGGTGGGAGCCTGGTGTTGTCCGGGCAATTGCTCAGCTCCGAAGATTTTGTGCGGTTTATCGTGCTGCTGTTCGCGATGATGGAGCCGATCCGCAGCCTCAGCGAGTTGAACACCAATTTGCAGGTTGCACTGGCATCCGGCACCCGGATTTTTGAAGTGCTCGACACCCAACCGGCAATCGCGGATAAGCCCGGTGCGGTCGATATTCGCCAATTCGATCGGGAAATCCGTTATGAAAATGTTGTGTTTCGATATGCCAAAAAAGAGGAAAACGTGCTCAACGGCATCAATCTGGTCATCGGTAAAAACGAAAAAGTTGCGTTGGTCGGCAGCAGCGGCGCGGGAAAAAGCACGCTGGTGAATCTTTTACCACGGTTTTATGACGTTACTGATGGCAGCATTACCATCGATGGCGTTGATGTGCGCGACGCCAGTCAGTCCAGTTTGCGCCAGTTGATGGGCATCGTGACGCAGGAAGTCATTTTGTTTAACGATACGATTGCCAACAACATCACCTACGGACGCTCGGATTATGATCGAGAAAAAATATACCATGCTGCAAAATTGGCAAACGCTTACGATTTTATCATGGAAATGCCCGACGGTTTCGAGACCGTGATCGGTGAACGCGGCGTACGGCTTTCCGGCGGGCAGCGGCAACGGATTTCCATCGCACGGGCGATTCTCAAAAACCCGCCGATCCTTATTTTTGACGAGGCGACATCCTCGCTGGATTCCGAATCGGAGCACCTGATTCAGGATGCAGTGGACAATTTGATGAAAGATCGCACGGTGCTGATTATCGCGCACCGGTTGTCGTCGATCATCCGCTCCGATAAAATTGTGGTGCTGGAAAACGGCAAAGTGGTGGACAGCGGCACCAATGACGAACTGCTGAAAACATCGAAACGCTACAAACGGCTGTATGATTTGCAATATGCCCAATCGATGGATTAG
- a CDS encoding acyl-CoA carboxylase subunit beta, whose amino-acid sequence MEEKLAQLHNMQEEARQGGGEKRINKMHEQGKLTARERIDVLLDEGSFEELDMLARHQTRDFGLDEQRFLGDSVVVGTGKIDGRIVCVFSQDFTVFGGSLSGIHAKKICKIMDLAMKIGCPVIGLNDSGGARIQEGVVSLGAYADIFLRNTLASGVVPQISAIMGPCAGGAVYSPAITDFIFMVKDRSYMFVTGPNVVKTVTHEDVSFKDLGGAVTHGTKSGVCHVVTNNDVDCLRKLRKLMSYIPLNNLEEAPYFPPTDKPGRMDEELLTIVPDNPGKPYDVKDVIRKVTDEGDFFEIHADYAENIVVGFARMNGNSVGIVANQPNSLAGVLDIDSSIKGARFVRFCDAFNIPIITFVDVPGFLPGTAQEWGGIIKHGAKLLYAYCEATVPKITVILRKAYGGAYDVMSSKHIRGDVNLAWPSAEIAVMGPKGAAEIIFRREISEADDAEKALAEKEAEYRDKFANPYLAAEHGYVDEVIDPRQTRPKICRALELLRNKVDKNPPKKHGNIPL is encoded by the coding sequence ATGGAAGAAAAACTCGCCCAATTGCATAATATGCAGGAAGAAGCACGTCAGGGCGGGGGCGAAAAACGCATCAACAAAATGCACGAACAGGGCAAACTGACTGCCCGCGAGCGGATCGACGTGTTGCTGGATGAAGGCAGTTTCGAGGAACTGGATATGTTGGCACGGCACCAAACCCGCGACTTCGGGCTGGACGAACAACGTTTTCTCGGCGATAGCGTGGTGGTTGGCACCGGCAAAATCGACGGACGCATAGTGTGTGTCTTCAGCCAGGATTTCACCGTTTTCGGTGGCAGTTTGTCCGGCATCCACGCCAAAAAAATCTGTAAAATAATGGATTTGGCAATGAAAATCGGTTGCCCGGTTATCGGGCTGAACGATTCCGGCGGCGCGCGCATTCAGGAAGGCGTGGTCAGTTTGGGCGCATACGCCGATATTTTTCTGCGAAACACATTGGCCAGCGGCGTTGTGCCGCAAATTTCGGCAATCATGGGACCCTGCGCCGGCGGCGCGGTTTATTCCCCGGCGATCACCGATTTTATTTTTATGGTAAAAGATCGCAGCTATATGTTTGTCACCGGGCCGAACGTGGTAAAAACCGTAACCCACGAAGATGTATCATTTAAAGATTTGGGCGGCGCAGTAACCCACGGCACAAAAAGCGGCGTTTGCCACGTTGTCACCAATAACGATGTCGATTGTTTGCGCAAGCTCCGTAAATTGATGAGCTACATACCGTTGAACAATCTCGAAGAAGCGCCCTATTTTCCACCGACAGACAAACCCGGGCGAATGGATGAGGAATTGCTCACCATCGTTCCGGACAATCCCGGCAAGCCATACGACGTGAAAGATGTTATTCGAAAAGTCACCGACGAGGGCGATTTTTTTGAAATTCACGCCGATTACGCGGAAAATATCGTGGTCGGATTTGCCCGGATGAACGGCAATTCCGTCGGCATCGTTGCCAACCAGCCCAACAGCCTCGCCGGGGTTCTGGATATCGATTCATCCATCAAAGGCGCGCGCTTTGTGCGATTTTGCGATGCGTTTAATATCCCGATCATCACGTTTGTGGACGTGCCCGGATTTTTACCGGGAACCGCGCAGGAATGGGGCGGCATCATCAAACATGGTGCGAAATTGCTGTATGCCTATTGCGAAGCCACCGTTCCGAAAATTACCGTTATTTTGCGAAAAGCCTACGGCGGCGCTTATGACGTGATGAGTTCCAAACATATTCGCGGTGATGTAAACCTGGCGTGGCCGTCCGCGGAAATCGCGGTGATGGGACCCAAAGGCGCTGCCGAGATCATATTCCGGCGGGAAATCAGCGAAGCGGACGATGCGGAAAAAGCGCTCGCCGAAAAAGAAGCCGAATATCGCGATAAATTTGCCAACCCGTATCTGGCAGCGGAACACGGTTATGTGGATGAGGTGATCGACCCGCGCCAGACCCGCCCGAAAATCTGCCGGGCGCTGGAATTGTTGCGCAATAAAGTGGACAAAAATCCGCCGAAAAAGCATGGGAATATTCCGTTGTAA
- a CDS encoding sodium/sugar symporter translates to MEFSTIDYAVFISYILGIVGLGLWVSRDKKGHQKDSKDYFLASKALPWWAIGASLIAANISAEQFIGMSGSGFAIGLAIASYEWMAAITLIIVGKYFLPIFIEKELYTIPEFIEKRFSTNLKTILAVFWVALFIFVNLTSVLFLGGKAIDTIIGTGDGSMIFYAILGLAFIAAAYSLYGGLSAVAWTDVLQVILLVIGGLITTVIALNHVTPEGGIFNGLSHIYNQAGDKFHMILQKDNPEFSNLPGIAVLVGGMWVANLYYWGFNQYIIQRTLAAKSIKEAQRGIAFAAFLKLIIPLIVVIPGIVAYVMFSQPEGTAVIPGVQEAFSNGSGGINYDKAYPWLISYFIPTGLKGLVLAALTAAIVSSLASMLNSTSTIFTMDIFKPYINKSASEKTLVTVGRLTAAAALLIAVAMAPVMGNIPQMFQYIQEYTGLVSPGILAVFMMGLFWKKATNQGAIVGVISSILVAFLLKNPALELPFMDQMLYTMLITMVIIAGVSLTSSEYDDPKGIELKASIFKTGPAFNISAYSILLVLVVLYAIFW, encoded by the coding sequence ATGGAATTTTCAACAATTGATTATGCGGTGTTCATCAGCTACATTTTGGGAATCGTCGGTCTCGGGCTGTGGGTTTCCAGAGATAAAAAAGGACATCAGAAAGATTCCAAGGATTACTTTTTGGCCAGCAAAGCATTGCCGTGGTGGGCAATTGGCGCATCTTTAATTGCTGCCAATATTTCTGCGGAGCAGTTTATCGGCATGTCCGGCTCCGGTTTTGCGATCGGTTTGGCGATTGCATCATACGAATGGATGGCGGCAATAACGCTGATTATCGTCGGCAAATATTTCCTGCCGATCTTTATCGAAAAAGAGCTGTACACCATTCCCGAATTTATCGAGAAACGGTTCAGCACCAACCTGAAAACCATTTTGGCTGTGTTTTGGGTGGCATTGTTTATTTTTGTCAACCTGACCTCGGTGCTCTTTTTGGGGGGCAAGGCTATTGACACCATCATCGGTACCGGCGATGGCAGCATGATTTTTTACGCGATATTAGGGTTGGCATTTATCGCCGCAGCGTATTCGCTGTATGGCGGACTTTCCGCAGTTGCATGGACAGATGTTCTGCAGGTAATTCTGTTGGTCATCGGCGGATTGATCACCACAGTAATTGCGCTAAACCATGTAACACCGGAAGGTGGCATTTTTAACGGGTTGTCGCATATTTACAATCAGGCCGGCGACAAATTCCACATGATTTTACAAAAAGATAACCCGGAGTTTTCTAATCTGCCGGGAATAGCCGTTCTGGTTGGCGGGATGTGGGTCGCAAACCTCTATTATTGGGGATTTAACCAGTATATTATTCAGCGAACGCTGGCTGCCAAATCGATAAAAGAAGCCCAGCGCGGCATTGCTTTTGCCGCATTTCTCAAACTGATTATTCCATTGATTGTGGTTATCCCCGGAATCGTGGCGTATGTGATGTTCAGCCAGCCGGAAGGAACCGCAGTTATCCCCGGCGTACAGGAAGCATTTTCAAATGGCAGCGGCGGGATTAATTATGATAAAGCTTATCCGTGGCTGATCAGTTATTTCATCCCGACCGGATTGAAAGGTTTGGTATTGGCAGCGCTGACCGCCGCGATTGTTTCATCGCTGGCATCGATGCTCAATTCGACATCGACCATTTTCACAATGGATATTTTCAAGCCTTATATCAACAAAAGCGCATCCGAAAAAACGCTGGTAACAGTCGGTCGCCTGACCGCTGCCGCAGCATTGCTGATTGCCGTGGCGATGGCGCCGGTAATGGGAAATATTCCCCAAATGTTCCAATACATTCAGGAATACACCGGATTGGTTAGCCCCGGCATTCTCGCCGTATTTATGATGGGATTGTTCTGGAAAAAAGCAACCAACCAAGGCGCGATTGTCGGCGTGATTTCTTCGATTTTGGTGGCATTTTTGCTCAAAAATCCGGCTTTAGAACTACCATTTATGGATCAAATGCTGTATACAATGTTGATTACAATGGTGATTATCGCCGGTGTAAGCCTAACCAGTTCGGAATATGACGATCCGAAAGGCATCGAGCTGAAAGCCAGCATCTTCAAAACCGGACCGGCTTTTAACATCAGCGCATACAGCATTTTGCTGGTTCTGGTGGTTTTATACGCCATTTTCTGGTAG
- a CDS encoding glycoside hydrolase family 3 C-terminal domain-containing protein, whose translation MKWQYLRPVSILFSIFVLINSVGFAQPKNDVSAKVQSLLSKMTIEEKVGQMTQVTIQTVSRQRGWHDTKYQLDKDKLAFAILEKHVGSLLNVYDKALSFDEWQSLITEIQNVATKQSRLKIPVMYGIDAIHGSNYISEATLFPQAIAMAAARNPELVHHAAHITAMETRAAGIPWNFNPVLGVGRNPLWPRMWETFGEDPYLASQMGVAYVNGTEGENNTISDADRVAACIKHYLGYSFPLSGKDRTPAWIPERMMRDLFLPSFKAAVEAGVHTVMVNSGEINGIPTHSDHYLLTEVLKNELGFKGFVVSDWEDIKRLYDRDMVASTPKEAVRMAVMAGIDMSMVPYDFSFYDQLLELVNEGSVPLSRIDDAVSRILMVKFQLGLFDNAYPDKNAKKLVATAASAEASLNAAREAMTLLKNDGVLPLSKSAKVLLTGPTANLLKVLNGGWSYTWQGNEEAFYPQEKQTVLEAIEQTVGKANVTYLPGSEYDVAVDIPAAIAAAQQSDVAIICLGEMPYCETPGNINDLNLPKAQLDLATAIQATGKPVVLVLIEGRPRIITPIVDGANGILLAYLPGNEGGQAIADVLFGNVNPSGKLPYTYPRYVNDLVTYDSKPIEIHDNLNKRNPLWEFGYGLSYTTFAYSDLAIANPKVEDGQPINVSVTVKNTGAIAGKESVELYLSDLVRSISPPVKQLKRFSKIELQPGESKTVSFTLNEADLAFHDRQNRRVVEPGDFRITIGDQSAIFTLQQTSE comes from the coding sequence ATGAAATGGCAATATTTACGCCCGGTTAGTATTTTATTTTCAATATTTGTTCTGATAAATTCTGTAGGTTTTGCACAGCCCAAAAACGATGTTTCGGCAAAAGTGCAATCGCTGTTGTCGAAAATGACCATCGAAGAAAAAGTCGGGCAAATGACCCAGGTTACCATCCAAACCGTGTCCAGACAACGTGGTTGGCACGATACTAAATATCAATTGGATAAGGATAAACTGGCATTCGCAATCCTGGAAAAGCATGTCGGATCGTTGTTGAACGTTTACGATAAAGCATTGAGTTTTGACGAATGGCAATCGCTGATCACCGAAATTCAGAATGTTGCCACAAAACAATCACGATTAAAAATCCCGGTTATGTACGGCATCGATGCCATTCACGGCTCAAATTATATCAGCGAAGCCACGCTGTTTCCGCAGGCAATTGCCATGGCTGCCGCCCGTAATCCCGAACTGGTGCACCATGCCGCGCACATCACCGCAATGGAAACGCGGGCTGCCGGCATTCCGTGGAATTTTAATCCGGTGTTGGGTGTTGGCCGCAATCCGCTGTGGCCGCGCATGTGGGAAACATTTGGGGAAGATCCCTATCTCGCTTCCCAAATGGGTGTTGCGTATGTGAACGGCACGGAAGGTGAAAACAATACCATCAGCGATGCGGATCGCGTGGCGGCGTGTATCAAGCATTACCTCGGATACAGCTTCCCACTGTCCGGAAAAGATCGCACGCCGGCATGGATTCCCGAACGGATGATGCGCGATTTATTCCTGCCGTCGTTTAAAGCAGCGGTTGAAGCCGGTGTGCATACCGTGATGGTCAATTCCGGTGAAATCAACGGTATTCCGACACATAGTGATCATTACCTGTTAACGGAAGTGCTCAAAAATGAACTCGGTTTCAAAGGATTTGTGGTTAGCGATTGGGAAGATATCAAACGGTTATACGACCGCGACATGGTTGCTTCAACGCCAAAAGAAGCTGTGCGGATGGCGGTGATGGCAGGTATCGATATGAGCATGGTGCCGTATGATTTCAGCTTTTACGATCAGCTGCTGGAATTGGTGAACGAAGGCAGCGTGCCCCTTTCGCGGATTGACGATGCGGTTTCCCGTATTTTAATGGTTAAATTTCAGTTGGGATTATTTGATAATGCCTATCCAGATAAAAACGCCAAAAAACTGGTGGCGACAGCCGCATCCGCCGAAGCCAGCCTGAACGCAGCCCGCGAAGCGATGACGCTGTTGAAAAACGATGGCGTTTTACCGCTGTCAAAATCGGCAAAAGTGCTGCTGACCGGACCGACCGCCAATCTGCTGAAAGTGTTGAACGGCGGATGGTCATACACCTGGCAGGGCAATGAAGAAGCCTTCTATCCTCAGGAAAAACAAACAGTTCTGGAAGCGATCGAGCAAACCGTCGGGAAAGCGAACGTGACCTATTTGCCCGGCAGCGAATACGATGTTGCCGTGGATATTCCCGCCGCAATTGCAGCCGCGCAACAATCGGATGTCGCCATTATTTGCCTCGGCGAAATGCCCTATTGCGAAACTCCGGGAAATATCAACGATTTGAATTTGCCAAAAGCACAGCTCGATCTCGCAACCGCGATTCAGGCAACCGGAAAACCGGTGGTGCTGGTGCTGATTGAGGGTCGCCCGCGAATAATCACGCCGATTGTCGATGGCGCAAATGGCATTTTGCTGGCGTATTTGCCGGGCAACGAAGGTGGTCAGGCCATTGCCGATGTGCTGTTCGGTAACGTAAATCCGTCGGGAAAATTGCCCTACACCTATCCCCGTTACGTTAATGATCTGGTTACGTACGATTCCAAACCGATCGAAATTCATGACAATCTCAATAAACGCAATCCGCTGTGGGAATTCGGTTACGGCTTAAGTTACACCACTTTCGCATACAGCGATTTGGCAATTGCCAATCCCAAAGTGGAAGACGGGCAACCTATAAATGTGTCCGTAACCGTTAAAAATACCGGTGCCATTGCCGGAAAAGAAAGCGTGGAGCTGTATCTCAGCGATCTGGTTCGCTCCATTTCCCCGCCGGTGAAACAACTGAAAAGGTTCTCCAAAATTGAGCTGCAACCGGGCGAAAGCAAAACAGTTTCCTTCACCTTAAACGAAGCGGATTTGGCATTTCACGATCGCCAGAACCGCAGGGTTGTGGAACCCGGGGATTTCAGAATAACGATTGGTGATCAATCTGCAATTTTCACATTACAACAAACCAGCGAATAA
- the bglX gene encoding beta-glucosidase BglX: protein MKSKIVIRLSGILLLFMITNTIGQTDDIDTKVESLLKKMTLDEKVGQMNQYSSFWEVTGPVPQDGGAKEKYDHLKSGLVGSMLSVRGAKNVREFQRVAVEESRLGIPLIFGLDVIHGHKTLAPIPLAEAASWDLAAIEKSARVAATEASAVGINWTFAPMVDISRDARWGRVMEGAGEDPYLGAKIAVARVKGFQGDDLAATNTIAACAKHFAGYGFGEAGREYNTVDISLSTLYNVVLPPFKAAAESNVRTFMNAFNTLNGTPATASSFLQRDILKDKWQFNGFIVSDWASGSELVMHGFATDSLHAAELAVNAGSDMDMMSLIYVKHLKHLVESGKVDVAVVDDAVRRILRVKFELGLFDDPYRYCDEEREKTLIYHKDHHAAVLDMAKKSIVLLKNENGLLPVKKSQKKIAVIGALADDKTSPLGSWRIGSDDGTAVSVLEGLQQYTKSVTYAKGADVTIGEVSFIRELNINETDKSGFPDAVNLAKKSDVVIMVLGEHGFHSGEARSRTKIGLPGVQQELLEAVFAVNKNIVLVLMNGRPLAIPWAAENIPAILETWQLGTQSGNAIAQVLFGDYNPSGKLPMTFPRSVGQIPIYYNHLNTGRPNPEEMVFWSHYSDESNAPLYPFGFGLSYTTFEYSNLKIDATDSKNIAVQVTVKNTGEFSGEEVAQLYIRDRVASEVRPVKELKGFSKFHLIPGESRSVAFTLTAKELGFYTSQGEFVVEPGTFDVMVGGNSQEGLTGSFELK from the coding sequence ATGAAATCCAAAATTGTCATACGTTTATCGGGAATACTGTTGTTATTTATGATTACCAACACAATTGGACAAACAGATGATATCGATACCAAGGTCGAATCACTGCTAAAAAAAATGACCCTCGATGAAAAAGTGGGTCAGATGAACCAATATTCCAGTTTTTGGGAAGTTACTGGACCCGTCCCGCAAGATGGCGGCGCGAAAGAGAAATACGATCATTTGAAAAGCGGTTTGGTCGGCTCGATGCTGAGCGTGCGCGGGGCAAAAAATGTCCGGGAATTTCAGCGTGTGGCAGTCGAAGAATCCCGGCTGGGTATACCGTTGATTTTCGGTTTGGATGTTATTCACGGACACAAAACGCTGGCACCGATTCCGTTAGCAGAAGCCGCAAGCTGGGATCTGGCAGCGATCGAAAAATCTGCCCGCGTAGCGGCAACCGAAGCATCCGCCGTTGGCATCAACTGGACTTTTGCGCCAATGGTCGATATCTCCCGCGATGCCCGTTGGGGCAGAGTGATGGAAGGCGCCGGAGAAGATCCGTATTTGGGTGCAAAAATCGCAGTTGCGCGAGTTAAAGGTTTTCAGGGGGATGACTTGGCGGCAACAAACACCATCGCCGCATGTGCCAAACACTTCGCCGGATACGGTTTCGGAGAAGCCGGACGCGAATACAACACCGTCGATATCAGCCTTTCTACATTATATAATGTGGTCTTACCACCCTTTAAAGCTGCTGCGGAAAGCAATGTTCGCACATTCATGAACGCTTTCAATACGCTGAACGGCACTCCGGCAACCGCCAGTTCTTTTTTGCAACGCGATATTTTAAAGGATAAATGGCAATTCAACGGGTTCATCGTTTCCGATTGGGCATCAGGCTCCGAATTGGTGATGCACGGTTTTGCGACCGATTCATTACATGCTGCCGAATTAGCAGTCAACGCCGGTTCTGATATGGATATGATGTCGCTGATTTACGTCAAACATTTGAAACATCTGGTTGAATCCGGGAAAGTGGATGTCGCAGTTGTCGATGACGCCGTGCGGCGGATTTTGCGGGTCAAATTCGAACTCGGATTATTTGATGATCCCTACCGATATTGCGATGAAGAACGGGAAAAAACGCTGATTTACCACAAAGATCACCACGCTGCTGTGCTGGATATGGCTAAAAAATCCATCGTTTTGTTGAAAAATGAGAACGGGTTACTGCCGGTCAAAAAATCGCAGAAAAAAATCGCGGTTATCGGCGCATTGGCGGACGACAAAACCAGCCCGCTCGGCAGTTGGCGAATCGGGTCAGATGACGGTACCGCAGTTTCTGTTCTCGAAGGGCTGCAGCAATATACCAAATCGGTAACATACGCCAAAGGTGCAGATGTTACCATCGGCGAGGTTTCATTTATTCGCGAACTCAATATCAACGAAACTGACAAAAGCGGATTTCCCGATGCTGTCAACCTCGCGAAAAAATCCGACGTTGTGATAATGGTGCTTGGCGAACACGGATTCCATTCCGGCGAAGCCCGGAGCCGCACCAAAATCGGGTTACCCGGTGTTCAGCAGGAATTGCTGGAAGCCGTTTTCGCGGTAAACAAAAATATTGTACTGGTGCTGATGAACGGTCGCCCGTTAGCGATTCCCTGGGCTGCGGAAAATATACCCGCAATTCTGGAAACGTGGCAATTGGGAACGCAAAGCGGAAACGCCATCGCACAGGTGCTGTTCGGCGATTACAACCCGTCCGGCAAATTGCCGATGACTTTCCCGCGTAGCGTCGGCCAAATCCCGATTTATTACAATCATTTGAATACCGGCAGACCGAATCCCGAAGAAATGGTATTCTGGTCGCATTACAGCGACGAATCGAACGCGCCGCTGTATCCGTTCGGTTTTGGGTTGAGCTACACAACATTTGAATATTCAAATTTGAAAATCGATGCAACAGACAGTAAAAACATCGCAGTGCAGGTAACCGTCAAAAATACCGGCGAATTTTCCGGAGAAGAAGTTGCCCAGCTTTACATCCGGGACAGGGTTGCCAGCGAGGTTCGTCCGGTGAAGGAATTGAAAGGATTCTCCAAATTCCATCTTATTCCCGGTGAATCACGTTCGGTAGCATTCACATTAACCGCAAAGGAACTCGGTTTTTACACGAGTCAGGGTGAATTTGTGGTCGAACCGGGAACATTTGATGTTATGGTCGGTGGCAACTCACAGGAAGGTTTGACCGGCTCATTTGAGCTAAAATAA